GACTGGCAGTCAGTCTTCTTCCAGCCAAATTTGGAAATGAATTGCTTTTATACCAGATTATTTCATTGATAATCTCTAAATCTAACATTTGGCATAAAAAATTAATAATTCCTATATTATGATAAGTTCCAAATATCCACATAGAACCAGAATTTTTCATTATTCTTTTTGCCTCGGTTAACCATTGTTTAGTAAACTCAAAATATTCAATTAAAGAATAATTATCCCAATTCTCAAACGCTTTATTCCACTCTCCACCCATACCTTTGACAACAGAGTTTCCTAAAAAATTTATGGTATTCCCTTTTGATAGATTATATGGAGGATCTGCAATGATTAAATCGACAGATTTACTACTGATTCTTTTCATTCCTTCTATACAATTTTCTTGATAAATAGTATTTTTTTTCATTGAAAACTCCTATCTTTTCTATAATAGAGATTATACCATATCTAACATCTTTTATCGAGTTTAAAAATGATATTTAATAAGCACTATTTTCAACTTCTATTTATTGAATCGTACCATTTTCTTGCTATAGTAGAAATCAAAGTTTT
This genomic interval from Candidatus Delongbacteria bacterium contains the following:
- a CDS encoding site-specific DNA-methyltransferase, yielding MKKNTIYQENCIEGMKRISSKSVDLIIADPPYNLSKGNTINFLGNSVVKGMGGEWNKAFENWDNYSLIEYFEFTKQWLTEAKRIMKNSGSMWIFGTYHNIGIINFLCQMLDLEIINEIIWYKSNSFPNLAGRRLTASHETILWVHNNPKKRLYKFNYEYSKNGDFDYDNLKSPTKQMRTVWSIPNNKKKWELSLGKHPTQKPIRIMDRIINLTTDEEDLVLAPFSGAGTECLSAKRNNRKYIGFEIENEYYELSIKRLEMQVDTEND